A genome region from Scleropages formosus chromosome 6, fSclFor1.1, whole genome shotgun sequence includes the following:
- the LOC108929956 gene encoding uncharacterized protein LOC108929956: protein MLTAAPADLRGAQPLPLPLLYQDCIPRGLKEPHWGEGQMDGGSLGAESCRTVDGRGSPSLESGLRATMAGPLPAVMSTGKPGRLPQALCLNTSIGATGPTTREIPEAQVVGIECHGMQKNCQESMLLSPHQAPSVKDSLQPPTGATGAQFGLLERLLSTHQAELRSLLTGGLGPLCQRLEAVERRVGQLCEQSAAHGSSLAMMSSQVEVLYQKLSGQVEASSAGGTSIPVDSTVSPELSKGVWEGEKMVSAELSSWRSHPSGNPVAVETGTDEQGICEHPWQTLAPVTHFSVKTSVAEETEHEGCGSKDLVMGETETCLPGNYSPVSDFEDLDVEMGSLEVQDSVGWTASPRTEITEASSCLQPQGGPEGETSTGQPKLCMEKLDSHAFSPEFQVSSNTEAPESSTYTEPFTNKGSLSSGMGLSCSSSVYSEKAPDSPGLHPLSVHTGENGSSWSDMSNSVSMEDPILPLELSLAPCWTPSIASHLSQSPPTKRDYRTTETRDPQWREEHESTSQSSCKEEEDVERMKIGREILLCTDILSSPKAHCSDHGSRLLSSRADLVRQPMQTNWSLKPSSAESSCISTLKYGSSSPLLRVQPVGATGVSVLDWLSCSNLPLTKVTTPANGLSRHLRLALKTVPLESQLLLRQLSEVAARLMPFAQVSDGLFASFRNISRKPGNLPQPSSFKMKQRWAKDLQAPKRPQLKGANQTQVGALPELEGGVSRLWKPLLVLGSPLLPLAPLELGPHAPLIPHSAPLSQLLDIEVHLPPSLCQLFRAATAIPSALSPVPLLGKGSFPKTGMHTEMALSSPSALCLGARHWRLPSVTPLEYSALHCMLGQILASQSKLPPLVPLPDHTAPPGLGNDHSYAQQSSQDGSTSTVASSSSGPVPPSQCTSKARLLTEQSTPPAVLDPPASSTSESSHLDSNTSQAAPSFAITNANVKYPGLHREGELFEKNVGAQPGQHSKRVSQIRIRKTVPRPDNNLTPMGLPKPKRLKKKEFSLEEIYTNKNYRSPTPNRSLETIFEEPKEKNGALVCIGQQKRKRVLDFPDFTLPRKRRARAGVGQVRVKGPRVRGRRGQPDDADLDVMLIERLSELEDYFSREGLED from the exons ATGTTGACTGCTGCCCCAGCTGACCTCAGGGGGGCCCAGCCACTGCCCCTGCCACTGCTTTACCAGGACTGCATACCCAGGGGCCTTAAAGAGCCCCACTGGGGGGAGGGCCAAATGGATGGTGGGAGCCTGGGTGCAGAGTCCTGCAGGACAGTGGATGGGAGAGGTTCCCCCAGTCTGGAGAGTGGACTAAGAGCAACTATGGCTGGCCCTCTGCCTGCGGTCATGAGCACTGGGAAGCCAGGTAGACTACCTCAGGCCCTCTGCTTAAACACCAGTATTGGAGCAACTGGACCAACAACCAGAGAGATACCAGAGGCTCAG GTTGTTGGCATAGAGTGTCACGGCATGCAGAAGAACTGCCAAG AGAGCATGCTCCTCAGCCCACACCAAGCACCCTCTGTCAAGGACTCCTTGCAACCCCCTACGGGCGCAACAGGAGCACAGTTTGGGCTGCTGGAGCGACTCTTGTCAACCCACCAAGCAGAGCTGAGAAGTCTGCTGACAGGGGGCCTTGGCCCACTCTGCCAGCGGCTGGAGGCAGTGGAGCGGCGGGTAGGGCAGCTCTGCGAGCAGAGCGCTGCCCATGGAAGCAGCCTGGCCATGATGAGCAGCCAGGTAGAGGTTTTGTACCAGAAGCTGAGTGGCCAGGTGGAGGCTAGCAGTGCAGGTGGTACTAGCATCCCTGTAGACTCCACGGTGTCACCTGAACTGAGTAAAG GTGTGTGGGAGGGTGAAAAGATGGTCAGTGCTGAGCTATCATCATGGAGATCACATCCCTCTGGCAATCCAGTTGCTGTGGAAACAGGCACGGATGAGCAAGGCATTTGTGAGCACCCTTGGCAAACTCTTGCTCCCGTCACCCATTTTTCAGTCAAGACAAGTGTTGCTGAAGAGACTGAGCATGAGGGCTGTGGCAGCAAGGATTTAGTGATGGGAGAAACTGAGACATGCCTGCCAGGAAATTACTCTCCAGTATCAGATTTTGAGGACCTCGATGTTGAGATGGGAAGCCTGGAGGTACAGGATTCTGTGGGATGGACAGCGAGCCCTAGGACTGAGATCACAGAAGCCAGCAGCTGTCTTCAGCCCCAGGGTGGTCCTGAGGGAGAGACTTCTACAGGACAGCCCAAGCTCTGTATGGAGAAACTGGATTCACATGCTTTTTCACCAGAATTCCAGGTTTCCTCCAACACTGAGGCTCCTGAGAGCTCCACCTATACTGAGCCTTTCACTAACAAGGGAAGCCTATCAAGTGGCATGGGTCTTTCATGTTCATCATCTGTTTATTCAGAGAAAGCACCTGACAGCCCCGGATTGCATCCGCTTTCTGTTCATACCGGAGAGAATGGAAGTTCATGGAGTGATATGTCCAACTCTGTTTCCATGGAAGACCCCATCCTGCCCTTGGAGCTATCTCTGGCCCCTTGTTGGACCCCATCAATCGCCAGCCACCTTTCCCAGTCACCCCCCACCAAGAGGGACTACAGGACAACCGAAACAAGAGACCCACAATGGAGAGAGGAACATGAAAGCACCTCTCAGTCTAGCTGCAAGGAAGAAGAGGATGTGGAGAGGATGAAAATTGGTAGAGAAATTCTGCTATGCACAGACATTCTCAGCAGTCCAAAAGCACATTGCAGTGATCATGGTAGCAGGCTGTTGTCTTCTAGGGCCGATCTTGTTCGTCAACCCATGCAAACCAACTGGTCACTAAAACCCAGTAGTGCTGAGTCATCCTGCATTTCCACACTGAAGTACGGTTCATCTTCCCCTTTGCTACGTGTGCAACCAGTTGGTGCAACAGGAGTCTCTGTGCTCGACTGGTTGTCATGCTCTAACCTGCCGCTTACCAAAGTTACCACTCCTGCCAATGGCTTGTCCAGGCACCTCCGTCTCGCCCTCAAGACCGTCCCACTTGAGAGCCAACTGCTCCTAAGGCAGCTGTCTGAGGTGGCTGCCCGGCTGATGCCCTTTGCCCAGGTGTCAGATGGACTGTTTGCGTCATTCCGGAACATTTCCCGAAAGCCAGGCAATTTGCCACAGCCCTCTAGCTTCAAGATGAAGCAGCGCTGGGCAAAAGACTTGCAAGCCCCCAAGAGGCCCCAACTGAAAGGGGCCAATCAGACTCAAGTGGGGGCTCTCCCCGAGCTTGAGGGTGGAGTGTCTCGTCTATGGAAGCCACTCTTGGTGCTTGGaagccccctgctgccccttgcACCCCTGGAACTTGGACCCCATGCCCCACTCATCCCACATAGTGCCCCCTTGAGCCAGCTGTTAGATATTGAGGTTCATCTTCCCCCAAGCCTGTGTCAGTTGTTCCGAGCTGCCACTGCTATTCCCTCTGCCTTATCTCCAGTGCCCCTGCTGGGCAAGGGTAGCTTCCCAAAAACCGGCATGCACACAGAGATGGCACTGTCCTCACCATCCGCTCTGTGCCTGGGGGCACGGCACTGGAGGCTTCCCTCTGTCACACCCCTTGAGTACTCTGCCCTGCACTGCATGCTGGGCCAGATTTTGGCCTCCCAGAGCAAGCTTCCTCCTCTTGTGCCACTTCCTGACCACACAGCCCCTCCTGGCCTGGGAAATGATCACAG CTATGCTCAGCAGTCCAGTCAAGATGGCAGCACCAGCACAGTAGCCTCATCATCCAG TGGTCCCGTCCCCCCTTCTCAGTGCACATCCAAAGCCAGGCTCTTGACTGAGCAGtccacacctcctgctgttctaGACCCACCTGCCAGTTCCACCTCCGAGTCAAGTCATCTGGACAGCAATACCAGCCAGGCAGCGCCCAGCTTTGCCATCACCAATGCTAATGTAAAATACCCTGGACTGCACAGAGAG GGGGAGCTGTTTGAGAAGAATGTGGGGGCTCAGCCAGGCCAGCATTCTAAAAGGGTCTCTCAAATTCGCATCCGCAAGACCGTTCCCAGACCAGACAATAACCTCACCCCCATGGGGCTCCCTAAACCAAAGAG ATTAAAGAAGAAGGAGTTCAGCTTGGAAGAGATTTATACCAACAAAAATTACCGCTCACCAACTCCCAACAG GAGCCTAGAGACTATATTTGAGGAGCCCAAGGAGAAGAATGGAGCCCTGGTGTGCATTGGGCAACAAAAGCGCAAGCGCGTGCTGGATTTTCCTGACTTCACATTGCCGCGGAAACGGAGGGCACGGGCTGGTGTCGGGCAGGTGCGCGTCAAGGGGCCCCGTGTGCGAGGTCGCAGGGGTCAACCAGATGACGCTGATCTTGATGTCATGCTGATTGAGAGACTAAGTGAACTTGAGGACTACTTTTCCCGTGAAGGTCTAGAGGACTGA